A genome region from Sphaerisporangium krabiense includes the following:
- a CDS encoding TetR/AcrR family transcriptional regulator: MATRRIQRTEESRRLLVTAATELFAEKGYRRTSFIDIAEKAGISRGSIPWHFGGKSGLLEAVLDEQMQALLTAFPAPVGEGHGDALEQVIGFIRLPATRLFITLLAEAVEVGSPIREHHARLHAALRREVQSRLPAWALPPGATPEAFTALLVGAVIGVHAQWRVAPEAVDLEAVQATIRALLPVEPGQA, from the coding sequence ATGGCCACGCGACGTATCCAGAGGACCGAGGAGAGCCGCCGGCTGCTGGTGACGGCGGCCACCGAGCTCTTCGCCGAGAAGGGGTACCGGCGGACGAGCTTCATCGACATCGCCGAGAAGGCCGGAATCAGCCGCGGCTCCATCCCCTGGCACTTCGGCGGCAAATCGGGTCTGCTGGAAGCGGTGCTCGACGAGCAGATGCAGGCCCTGCTGACCGCCTTTCCCGCGCCTGTGGGAGAAGGCCATGGTGATGCGCTGGAGCAGGTCATCGGTTTCATCCGCCTGCCCGCCACGCGCCTGTTCATCACTCTGCTCGCCGAGGCCGTGGAGGTCGGCTCGCCGATCCGCGAGCACCACGCGCGGCTCCACGCGGCGCTACGCCGGGAGGTACAGTCCCGGCTACCGGCGTGGGCGCTTCCCCCGGGAGCCACCCCGGAGGCGTTCACGGCCCTGCTGGTGGGAGCCGTCATCGGCGTCCACGCCCAGTGGCGGGTCGCTCCCGAGGCCGTGGACCTCGAGGCCGTCCAGGCCACGATCCGCGCCCTGCTGCCGGTGGAACCGGGCCAGGCCTGA
- a CDS encoding ABC transporter permease, whose protein sequence is MLRLAFAASRGRTASLAGSFVALLFAVALVAACGLLMESGLRARVPAERYGAAPVVVAGVEQVSLPIEEDPMGVPLTEPVPLPAALAREIAKVPGVTKVVPEVGFPVGLTGTRKPVTGRSWESAALTPYTLKEGRAPATPHEIVTDVTLGREVGQKVRVAGRDGLREYTVTGTAGPGVDGQASVFFTPGRAAELFARPGKVLAFGVFGAGEELAQRVERALGDTVTVYAGDRRGMAEDVTAREGREMLIAIGGSLGGVILMVAGLVVASAFGLAVRQRDREIALLRAIGATPRQIRAMIGQESLVIGVAALVPGLPLGVALGRWLFDQFVARGMLPPGFTPAIGPLPLLVAAVVGLATAWLAARGAVRRAARIKPTEALGEAAAERRELGRGRMIAGLVFLALGLSASAMAMFMAGETAAATAGAIVLLLITAAALLGPWLVRLAARLAGGVIGRTSPVGGYLAVANTRTAAKRLASVAGPLILMFAFAATTLFSQSTIAHATARQALEGNRADHILQAAGPGLPPEVARAARELPGVTGVTETIRTKVIGDTTELGSRTLKPMAAIGLTVPVRGIDLGVTSGSLDRLRGNGVALSTLAAGGFGASVGDKVRLLMGDGTPVTLTVVALYERGLGYGDVALPYARARDHSAAGMAAQVYVTGGTRERLAALAPGLTVLDRAAARAAVDTTQELSDWVNRLLLGMIIVFIVISVVNTLVTATGARVREFALLRLVGGTRRQVRAMVRWEALLIGALAVATGTLITTPTLMALSYGLTGSPLPHIPTLTYVLMALATMTLAYMATLTPTHKTLLGRPADQIRS, encoded by the coding sequence GTGCTGAGGCTCGCCTTCGCCGCCTCGCGCGGCCGCACGGCCTCGCTGGCCGGTTCGTTCGTCGCGCTGCTGTTCGCGGTGGCCCTGGTCGCCGCGTGCGGGCTGCTCATGGAGAGCGGCCTGCGCGCCCGCGTCCCCGCCGAACGGTACGGCGCCGCCCCGGTCGTGGTGGCCGGCGTGGAGCAGGTCTCCCTCCCCATCGAAGAAGACCCCATGGGCGTGCCTCTCACCGAGCCGGTCCCGCTCCCCGCCGCGCTCGCGCGCGAGATCGCCAAGGTGCCCGGCGTCACCAAGGTCGTGCCCGAGGTCGGCTTCCCGGTCGGCCTGACCGGGACGCGCAAGCCTGTGACCGGGCGGTCCTGGGAGTCGGCGGCGCTCACGCCGTACACCCTGAAGGAGGGCCGCGCGCCCGCCACGCCGCACGAGATCGTCACGGACGTCACGCTGGGCCGTGAGGTCGGGCAGAAGGTCCGCGTCGCCGGCCGGGACGGCCTGCGCGAGTACACCGTGACCGGCACCGCCGGGCCCGGCGTGGACGGGCAGGCGTCGGTCTTCTTCACCCCCGGGCGCGCCGCCGAGCTGTTCGCCCGCCCCGGCAAGGTGCTCGCGTTCGGCGTCTTCGGCGCGGGCGAAGAGCTGGCACAGCGGGTCGAGCGGGCGCTCGGCGACACGGTGACCGTCTACGCCGGCGACCGGCGCGGGATGGCCGAGGACGTCACCGCGCGGGAGGGCCGCGAGATGCTCATCGCCATCGGCGGCAGCCTCGGCGGCGTCATCCTCATGGTCGCGGGGCTGGTGGTGGCGAGCGCGTTCGGGCTCGCCGTCCGGCAGCGGGACCGGGAGATCGCCCTGCTGCGGGCGATCGGGGCGACGCCCCGGCAGATCCGCGCCATGATCGGTCAGGAGTCTCTGGTCATCGGGGTCGCGGCCCTCGTGCCGGGACTGCCGCTCGGCGTCGCGCTGGGCCGGTGGCTGTTCGACCAGTTCGTCGCCCGCGGCATGCTGCCGCCGGGATTCACGCCCGCGATCGGCCCCCTTCCGCTCCTGGTCGCCGCCGTGGTCGGGCTGGCCACGGCCTGGCTCGCCGCCCGCGGCGCCGTGCGGCGCGCCGCCCGTATCAAGCCCACCGAGGCGCTGGGCGAGGCCGCCGCGGAACGCCGGGAACTCGGCCGCGGCCGGATGATCGCCGGTCTCGTCTTCCTCGCCCTCGGCCTGTCCGCCTCCGCCATGGCCATGTTCATGGCCGGTGAGACGGCCGCGGCCACCGCCGGCGCCATCGTGCTCCTGCTCATCACCGCCGCCGCCCTGCTCGGCCCCTGGCTCGTGCGGCTCGCCGCGCGCCTGGCGGGCGGGGTGATCGGGCGCACCTCACCGGTGGGCGGCTACCTGGCCGTGGCCAACACCCGGACGGCGGCCAAGCGCCTGGCGTCCGTCGCGGGCCCGCTCATCCTGATGTTCGCCTTCGCCGCGACCACCCTGTTCTCCCAGTCCACCATCGCGCACGCCACCGCCCGGCAGGCTCTGGAGGGCAACCGTGCCGACCACATCCTGCAGGCGGCCGGGCCCGGCCTGCCCCCCGAGGTCGCCCGTGCCGCCCGCGAACTGCCCGGCGTCACCGGAGTGACCGAGACCATCCGCACCAAGGTGATCGGCGACACGACCGAACTGGGGTCGCGCACGCTCAAGCCCATGGCGGCGATCGGCCTCACCGTCCCCGTCCGCGGCATCGACCTCGGCGTCACCTCCGGCTCGCTGGACCGGCTCCGCGGGAACGGGGTCGCGCTCAGCACGCTCGCCGCGGGCGGCTTCGGCGCCTCGGTCGGCGACAAGGTCCGGCTCCTCATGGGCGACGGCACCCCGGTCACGCTGACCGTCGTGGCCCTCTACGAGCGCGGCCTCGGCTACGGCGACGTGGCCCTGCCGTACGCGCGGGCCCGCGACCACTCGGCGGCCGGGATGGCCGCCCAGGTGTACGTCACGGGCGGCACCAGGGAACGACTCGCCGCGCTGGCCCCCGGCCTGACCGTCCTGGACCGGGCCGCCGCCCGCGCGGCGGTCGACACGACGCAGGAGCTCAGCGACTGGGTCAACCGCCTGCTACTCGGGATGATCATCGTCTTCATCGTCATCTCCGTGGTGAACACGCTGGTCACGGCCACCGGCGCCCGAGTACGCGAGTTCGCCCTCCTCCGCCTGGTCGGCGGCACCCGCCGCCAGGTACGCGCCATGGTCCGCTGGGAGGCCCTCCTGATCGGCGCCCTCGCCGTCGCCACCGGCACCCTGATCACCACCCCGACCCTGATGGCCCTCAGCTACGGTCTGACCGGCTCCCCACTCCCCCACATCCCCACCCTCACCTACGTCCTGATGGCCCTGGCCACGATGACCCTGGCCTACATGGCAACCCTGACCCCGACCCACAAAACCCTCCTAGGTCGCCCCGCCGACCAAATCCGCAGCTGA
- a CDS encoding ABC transporter ATP-binding protein gives MATHAVRLNAVTKTYGKGVHALRGVTVDLPRGDFTAIMGPSGSGKSTLLHCAAGLDTPTSGTVHIGGTELSRMNETQLTELRRDKAGFVFQAFNLIPALSVTENVLLPFRLAGTRPDHAWLDEVIGRVGLGGRTRHRPSELSGGQQQRVAIARALVTRPEVVFADEPTGALDTQTAAEVLTLLRQVVDATGQTVVMVTHDPVAASYADRVLFLAEGALVDDVYAAGPETIAQRVTALGSRRAVAC, from the coding sequence ATGGCGACGCACGCGGTACGCCTCAACGCGGTGACGAAGACGTACGGCAAGGGGGTGCACGCCCTGCGCGGCGTCACGGTCGACCTGCCCCGCGGCGACTTCACCGCCATCATGGGGCCGTCGGGGTCCGGCAAGAGCACGTTGCTGCACTGCGCGGCCGGGCTGGACACCCCCACGTCGGGCACCGTCCACATCGGCGGCACCGAGCTGTCCCGGATGAACGAGACCCAGCTCACCGAGCTGCGCCGGGACAAGGCGGGTTTCGTGTTCCAGGCGTTCAACCTGATCCCCGCGCTCAGCGTGACCGAGAACGTCCTGCTGCCGTTCCGGCTCGCCGGCACGCGGCCCGACCACGCCTGGCTGGACGAGGTGATCGGGCGGGTCGGGCTCGGCGGGCGCACGCGGCACCGGCCGTCGGAGCTGTCCGGCGGGCAGCAGCAGCGGGTGGCGATCGCCCGCGCGCTGGTGACCAGGCCCGAGGTCGTCTTCGCCGACGAGCCGACCGGCGCGCTCGACACCCAGACCGCCGCCGAGGTGCTCACCCTGCTGCGCCAGGTGGTGGACGCCACGGGCCAGACCGTGGTGATGGTGACCCACGACCCGGTGGCCGCCTCCTACGCCGACCGTGTGCTGTTCCTGGCCGAAGGCGCGCTGGTGGACGACGTGTACGCCGCGGGACCCGAGACCATCGCCCAGCGCGTGACCGCGCTCGGCAGCCGGAGGGCCGTCGCGTGCTGA